The genomic window CGACTTAGCCTCAGCTAAAAGTAAAAAGCTAACCAACACAGATGCATTTGAAACCGATGCACGCTTTTCGCCAAAAGGAAACTATGTATCGTTTATACGCGAACAAAACCTATACGCATTAGCACTTAATTCAGGTAAAGAAATTCAATTAAGCCAAGACGGTGGCGGCGTTATTAAAAATGGCATGGCCGAATTTGTAGCACAAGAAGAAATGAGCCGCATGACTGGCTACTGGTGGTCGGGCGATGAAACTAAAATTGCTTATACACGTGTTGATGAGTCACCTGTTAAAGAAGCTATTCGCAACGAAATATACGCTGACGAAGTAAAGCTCTTTAATCAACGTTATCCATTTACCGGTACCGACAACGTTAAAATTCAACTCGGTGTGGTTAAATTAAACAATCAACATGTTGATTGGATTGATTTAGGTAAAGACGAAGATATTTACATTGCTCGCGCTAAATGGTTAAAAGACAGCAAAACACTTTCTTACCAATGGCAAAATCGTTCGCAACAAACACTCGAACTTCGCTTTTATGACTCTGAGTCTAAAAAGCAAAAAGTAGCCCTAACAGAAAACAGCGATACATGGATCAATCTGCATTTTGATCTCGTTTTTTTAAAAGACAAAAAACACTTTGTGTGGGCTTCTGAGCGTGATGGGTTTAAGCACCTTTATCTTTACCGCACAAATGGACAGTTAGTTCGTCAAATTACATCGGGTGACTGGGCTGTTGATAGCCTAAAAGGCATTGATGAGAAAAAAGGCATTGTGTACTTTGCTGGCAGAAAAGACACACCACTTGAAAGCCACTTATACAGCGCACCTTTATTTAAAAAAGGTGACTCTAAACGAATTACTGAAGAAGGCCAGTACCACAACGTAGTGCTAGCAAAAGATAATAAAACCTTTATCGACACAAGTTCTTCTGTTAATAAGCCTAAGTCGGCAGCACTGCGTAAAGTTAACGGCGAATTTATTACTTGGCTTGAAGAAAACAAGCTAGATAACAGCCACCCACTTACACCTTATTTGAGCAATTTAGCAACACCTGAGTATGGCACGTTAAAAGCCGACGATGGACAAATAATGCATTACCGCTTATTCAAACCAACTAATATGAGTGCAGGTAAAAAACATCCAGTCATTGTTAACGTATACGGCGGCCCGCATGCTCAACGCGTTACAAACAGCTGGCGCAGTAAAAACTTATACTTTCAATATATGGCGCAGCAAGGTTATGTAATTTTTCAACTTGATAACCGTGGTTCGTACAACCGTGGTAAAAAGTTTGAAGACGCTA from Pseudoalteromonas marina includes these protein-coding regions:
- a CDS encoding S9 family peptidase, giving the protein MLKKIKHLSLAVPLIVGAISVQAKPLSLERIFDDPSLSGKSPVQLKFSPDGSRVTYLQGKTDDYNRYDLWEYNLEDNTNRVLVDSAELFSGPENLSDEEKARRERQRIFGKGILEYTWSTDGKALLFPLNGDLYYYDLASAKSKKLTNTDAFETDARFSPKGNYVSFIREQNLYALALNSGKEIQLSQDGGGVIKNGMAEFVAQEEMSRMTGYWWSGDETKIAYTRVDESPVKEAIRNEIYADEVKLFNQRYPFTGTDNVKIQLGVVKLNNQHVDWIDLGKDEDIYIARAKWLKDSKTLSYQWQNRSQQTLELRFYDSESKKQKVALTENSDTWINLHFDLVFLKDKKHFVWASERDGFKHLYLYRTNGQLVRQITSGDWAVDSLKGIDEKKGIVYFAGRKDTPLESHLYSAPLFKKGDSKRITEEGQYHNVVLAKDNKTFIDTSSSVNKPKSAALRKVNGEFITWLEENKLDNSHPLTPYLSNLATPEYGTLKADDGQIMHYRLFKPTNMSAGKKHPVIVNVYGGPHAQRVTNSWRSKNLYFQYMAQQGYVIFQLDNRGSYNRGKKFEDAIYKNLGDVEVRDQIKGVEFLRTLDYVDAKRIGIYGHSYGGYMALMTMFKAGDYFNAGVSGAPVTDWALYDTHYTERYLGHPDTNAKGYEASAVFPYTDGLKGPLMIYHGMADDNVLFTHATKLFKQLQDSEKQFEMMTYPGSKHSLRGKQVQTHLHQTITNFFNRHFDVK